In Labrys monachus, the genomic stretch CTCGCGAATCTGGTGAAGCTGGACGTCGCCGCGTCCAGTGCCATCACCCGCCAGACCCTCGGCTGGGAACCCACTCAGCCCGGCCTGCTCGCCGATCTGGACAACGGCCATTACTTCCCCGCCAGCTGAGTTCGGCTGGGGTAGAACGCCGGGCCGTGACCGGCCCGGCCGATAGTGAAATCGCGATGCCGTCAACTGTTCGGGCAAGAAACTGTCGATCTGGAATTGGCATGATGAATGACGCGCGCGGCCCGGCACGCAAGCAACATCAACCGGGGGATGCCTCGTAGAGATTACGAGGATCACTTAACGCCAAAGGAGACTTTCCATGAGTACTATCAGCATCATTGGCTCTGGAACCATGGCCGCGGCGGTTGCGGGCCGTATCGCCAATGCCGGACACACCGTGGAGGTGGTCAACCGCGACGCTGCAAAGGCGCAGGCACTAGCCGGCAAGCTCGCGGCCGGAGCGACCACGGGGACGTATGGGGCTGCGCCGGCGGGCGACATCGTCATCCTCGCCGTGCCTTACGGCAGCGTGGCCGCGGTGGTAGCCGACTTTGGCGACGCCCTCGACGGCAAGGTGATCATCGACCTCGCCAACCCGGTCAACGCCGATATGACGGGCCTCGTTACCCCTGCCGGCAGTTCCGGTGCGCAGGAGACTGCAAAAAGCCTTCCCGCGGGCGCTCACGTCGTGAAGGCGTTCAACACGATCTTCGGTCACGTGCTTGCCAAGGGTGGACGCCTCGACGCGTTCATCGCAGCCGACGATGCGGAGGCGAAAGCGCGTGTCTCGACGTTCCTCGAAAGTCTCGGGCTGCGCCCGTTCGACGTGGGCGGCCTGCGCATGGCTCAGACGCTTGAAGCGCTCGGTCTGATGATGATCGGCCTGGCCAAGAACGGCGCTGGCACGTGGGACTTCGCCATGAACGTCGATATCGGCTGAATGACCGACACCGGCGCCCGCCGGCAGGCCGACAACGCCGGTGGGATCCATCCCCCGTCGTTCTCTTCAGCCGACTCCCGTGGGCTATCGACGGTGGTCGCGCCGAAGAGCGTGCAACCCAGCGTCCGCGGCCCGGTCTGGAAATCCTGCGGCAGGGCCAGAGAAGTAGAGACTTTCCGACCTGAGGGACGGGATCGTTCGCTTCCTCGCTCCGGCTGCGGGCCTGTAGCGATCGTCGCCGATCAGATCCGGCGTGAGGCGATGTAAGGGAAATGGAGAACTTCCAATGAGCACACAAGAGAACGTCCAGACCGTGAAGGACTTCTTCGCCGCGATCGGCAGCGGCGACAGGGAGGGGCTGCTGGCGCTGGTCGCTGAAGATATCGAGTGGATCATTCCGGGCCAGGACTGGCCGCTGGCCGGCACACACCGCGGGCACGCCGGATTGACGGACTTGCTTCGGACGGCGTCCGAAAAGGTCGAAACTTCGCTCATGGAGCGCCGCGAATTCGTGGCGCAGGGCGACCGGGTTCTGGTCGTCGGCTTCGCCAAGGGAAGAATCAAAGCCACCAATAGGACGTGGGAGGACAATTGGGTCTTCGCCATTACCGTTCGAAATGGGAAACTGACCAGCATCCGGGAGTATGTCGACACGCAGGCATTGGTGCGGGCCTCCAAGACGGACACGAACCCGACGCCCTCGCCCATCGACACCGGGGCCGCACAACGAGCCTCGTAGGGCCTACGAATACGGTGAAAGAGCCGCGGATCGCCCCCTCGCACGCCGCGCGCTCGTCGAATGCCCAACCTCAGCGGAGATTCCGATGTACGACCAATCCAAGCTATCCGAGTTGATCCGGTTCGCACGCGTCGATGCGGGCTCCACCGTCATCGACGTTTACCCAGGCGACGGCGACTGGACCCGTCTCTTCTCCGACGTCGTGGGACCCGAAGGTCGGGTCTACAGCTTCGTGCCGGCCGAAGTCGCCCACTTCAAGAACGATCCGTTCGGCCGCATGCGGACGCTCGCGAAGGAGCCGGGCCGGGAGAATGTCGAAGCCGTCTCGGCGGACCTCGTCGCAATGCCCGAGGTCACGCAGCCCGCAGATGTCCTGTGGCTGCACCTGTTCTACCACGATCTCCACACCGCCCTGATCCAAAAGAAGGGCGCGACGGCGGCCGCCTTCAATCGAGCTGTCTACGAGCGGCTCAAGCCGGGTGGGCGCTACGTCATCGTCGACCACGCCGCCGCCGCCGGGTCGGGCGCGAGCGATACCCCGTCGCTGCATCGGATCGATCCCGCGTCCGTCCGCGAGGAGGTCGAGGCAGCCGGCTTCGTGCTGGACGCGGTCAGCACCATGCTTGCGAACGAGGACGATCAGCACTCGATCAAGGCGTTCGATCCGTCGATCAAGGGCCAGACCGATCGCTTCGCCTATCGGTTCGTGAAGCCCTGACGGGTCCGGGCGGCCGCTCCCAAGCGAATTTCAGGGGGCCGGCTTACCAGGCGGCGGCCGTAATGGTCCCATCTCCCGAGCAGGTTTTGCACAGCCTGGGGATAGCGGCGGCGCGGGGAGCGCCGTCCCCTCGCGGGACGCGCGTAAAGTTCCGAAACACTCTGCCGCTCTATCGCCCTGCCGATGCCGCAACGCCACCCCATGCAGGCGCCATGAATGGACGGTGACGACCGGTACCCGAAAGCCGGCCGCGCCGACGACGCCCGGTCATAGGGGAGGCGAGACTTGCCGGATTCCGATCCAGACACCGCCCTGATCGCCTGCAACCGCTTCGGCCTCGGCGCCCGGCCCGGCGATATCGGCAAGGTCGCCGCCGACCCGCGCGGCTTTCTCAAGGCCGAGCTCCGGCAGCCCGACATCGCGCTGATCTCCCTGGACGCTCCGGCCGGCGCCGCCCTGACGGGAAGCACCGCCGCGATCGAGGCGAGCATGGCGGCGGCCCGCCAGCGCGAGCTCGACAAGGGCCGCGTTGCGGTTCCCCCGGGCGCGCCGCCCCAGCCCGCCGCGCCGCTCCCACCCAAGCCGGACCCGGGGGTCGAAGCCCGCCTGTTCCGCGCGGAGGCGGAAGCGCGCTTCGACAAGGCCTTGTCGGTCGAGGCGGGCTTCGTCGAGCGCCTCGTCTATTTCTGGTCGAACCATTTCTGCGTCTCCGTCGCCAAGCATCCCTATGTGCGGGCGGCGGCCGGCGCCTTCGAGCGGGAGGCGATACGGCCCTTCGTCCTCGGGCGCTTCGCCGACATGCTGCTGGCGGTGGAACGCCATCCGGCGATGCTGGTCTATCTCGACAACCAGCAGTCGATCGGCCCCGATTCGCGCGCCGGACAGAACGGCCGGCGCGGCCTCAACGAAAATCTGGGCCGCGAGATCCTGGAGCTCCACACGCTCGGGGTCGGCGGCGGCTATACGCAGGCCGATGTCACCACGCTCGCCCGCCTCCTCACCGGCTGGACGGTGGCGGGGCGGGAGGGACGGCTCGGGGAACCCGGAAGCTTCGTGTTCGAGGCCGCCGCCCATGAGCCCGGCGAGGAGGTCCTCCTCGGCCGGACCTATCCGGCCGGTGGCATGGGCCAGGCCGAGGCCGCGCTGAACGACATCGCCGCGCAGCCGGCGACGGCGCGGCACATCGCCCTCAAGCTCGCACGGCACTTCATCGCCGACGATCCGCCGCCCACCGCGGTGGCGCGGCTGGCCAAGGTCTTCGCGGCGAGCGGGGGCAATCTGCGCGCCGTCGCCGCCACGCTCGTCGACATGCCGGAGGCGTGGAAGACGCCGATGACCAAGATGCGCTCGCCGCTCGACTATGTCGTCGCCATCCGCCGCGCCACCCATGCCGGGCCGGCCGGCGATGCCGACCTGGCGAAGGAGACCGGCCAGTCGCTCGGCTGGCTCGCCGCGCTGGGCGAGCCGCTCTGGCAGGTGCCGGGGCCCAACGGCTTCTCCGATGCGGTGGACGCGCAGGCCTCGCCCGAAGGCATGAAGGTGCGTCTCGACATCGCCTGGCAGGCAGCCCGCCAGGTGAAGGACATCGCCAACCCCGCCGCCACGCTCGACGCGGTGGTCGGCGCCTCCGCCTCGCCGCAGACCCGCGCGGCGATCGCCAAGGCCGAATCGAAGCAGCAGGGCCTGGCGCTGCTGCTGATGGCACCCGAATTCCAGCGGAGATGACGATGAACAGCCTGTGCGAAAGCCCGCATCCCTCGCGCCGCGCCGTGCTCCTCACCGGCGGCGCGCTGTTCGCCTGGGCCCACATGCCCCGGTTCGCCCGCGCTGCCGACGGGCGCGATCCCCGCCTGGTCGTCGTCGTCCTGCGCGGCGCGCTCGACGGGCTGTCGACGGTCGGCCCGGTCGGCGACCCCGATTATGCCGGCCTGCACGGCGACATCGCCCTGGCGCGGACGGGACCGCATGCGGCGCTGGCGCTGGACGGCTTCTTCGCGCTCAATCCGGCGATGCCGGTCTTTGCCGGGCTGTTCAAGGCCGGACAGGCCGCCATCGTCCATGCCGCCGCGACCGGCTATCGCGAGCGTTCGCATTTCGACGGCCAGGACGTGCTCGAAAGCGGCTTTGCCGGACCGGGCCACACGGCGACGGGCTGGCTCAACCGGGCGCTGGCGGCGCTTCCCGCCGGCGAGCGCGTGGCCCGGTCGGGCGGGCTGGCGATCGGCCCGGCGACGCCGCTGGTCATCCGCGGGCCGGCGCCGGTGCTCGGCTGGTCGCCGCAATCGCTGTCCCCGCCGGGCGAGGACCTCCAGGCCCGGGTGCTCGACCTCTATGCGCAGCGCGATCCCGCGCTCGGCGCCATGCTGCGCCGGGGGCTCGATGCGGACAGGATGGCGTCCGGGGACGGCATGACCTCCGCGGCGATGAAGCCGCGCGGCGGCCTCGACACCGCCCCGGGCATGCGCCAGGCCGCCGAGGGCGCCGCCCGGCTCATGGCCGCCGGCGACGGCCCCCGCGTCGCGGCGCTCGCCTTCGACGGCTGGGATACCCATGTCAACGAGGGCGGCGCCACCGGGCGGCTGGCGAGCCTGCTCGGCGGGCTCGACGGCGCCTTCGATGCGTTCCGGCAGGGGCTCGGCGCGCGCTGGCAGGACACCGCGATCGTCGCGGTCACCGAGTTCGGGCGGACGGCCCGCATCAACGGCACCGTCGGCACCGATCACGGCACCGCCACGGTGGTGCTGCTGGCGGGCGGCGCCGTCCGGGGCGGCCGCGTCATCGCCGACTGGCCCGGCCTGAAGCCGGCCCAGCTCTATCAGGGCCGCGACCTCGCGCCGACGACCGACGTCCGGGCCGTGCTCAAGGGGCTGCTGGCCGACCAGTTCGGCCTGTCGGCGGCAGTTCTCGGCGACCAGGTCTTCCCGGATTCGGCGGCCGTGAAGCCGATGGCCGGCCTGCTTGCCTGAACAGGTCAGGCATATAGGCACAATCGCGATGGTTCACGAAGATAAACGGATGTTCATCTTCAGTAGAGCCGTCTCGCTGGAGTCTCTTTAGAGATTGCTAAGCCGCCTTGTATAGAATTCCCTTCATTGCTGGGGGATCTATAGTCAGGAGACGACCTTGAACCGGATTGTTCGATCCTCGATTGCCGTTGCCATGCTCGGCGCCATCGCCGCCCTTGCCGCCCCGCCCGCCCAGGCGGAGGACGGCCGAACCGGCGCGCTGCTCGGCGGTGTCGCGGTCGGTGCGGTCGGCGGCGTGCTGCTCGGCCAGGCGCTGGCGGACCACCCCGCCCCGCCACCGCCGCCGCGCTATATCGAGCCCGCGCCCGTCGCCTATGATCCCTATTTCGACGAGCTGCGCCACCTGCACGCAGGCTGCGACCGCGGCAGCCGCCGCGCCTGCATCGCCTTCGGCGAGTTCATCGGCGTGCACAAGGAGCGGGAAGACATGTGGCGCCACACCTATCCCGAATTCTTCCAATGGGACGGCTATTGACGCGGACAGGGCAACGCGAACGGGGCAGGATGTCGTCAGGCGCCGGCTTCGCCGGGAAAAGCGCGACGATGGAAGGGCGATCACCGATCGCCCCTCTCGGCAACGCAATGCTTGCGGGATAGGAAGAGGTCGATCGGTGATCGACCCTCCAAGCGCGGGCTTATGCGGTCCGAAACTACGCGGCGCGGACTTCCTGAACTTCCGGCACGAAATGGCGCAGCAGGTTCTGGATGCCGTTCTTCAGCGTCGCCGTCGAGGACGGGCAGCCCGAGCAGGAGCCCTTCATGTTGAGATAGACGACGCCGGCCCGGTAGCCGCGGAAGGTGATGTCGCCGCCATCGGCCGCCACGGCGGGACGAACGCGGGTCTCCAGCAGGTCCTTGATCGTCTCGACGGTGTCCTCGTCGGCCTCGTCGAAGAACTCCTCGCCGTCGCCCTGCGCAGCCACATCCTCCCTCAGGATCGGCGCGCCGGAGAGATAATGCTCCATGATGGCGCCGAGCACGGCCGGCTTCAGATGCTGCCATTCCACGCCGGAGCGGGTGATGGTGATGAAGTCCGAGCCGAAGAACACGCCCGCCACGCCCTCGATGGAGAACAGCTTTTCCGCCAGCGGCGATTGCGCGCCCTCGGCGGCGCTGGTCATGTGCAGCGTGCCCTCCGGCAGCACGTCGCGGCCGGGCAGGAATTTGAGGGTCGACGGGTTCGGCGTCGCCTCGGTCTGAATGAACATGTCTCTCTCCGTTCCAGCGACCGGGTCAAGGCCGGCCAGGAAAACTGAAGCAATTATAGAGTGAGCAGCGATTTGGGCGCAATGCCTTCGACCGCCTCGACGAGTTTCCCGATATCCTCCGGCCGCGACAGCCGATGGTCGCCATCCTTGATCAGCGTCACCGTGACATCGTCCTCCGCCAGTCTCTCCACCAGCGTCATGGCATGGTGCCAGGGCACGTCGGGATCCTCCATGCCCTGCAATATGTGAACGGGGCAGCCGGTTTTCACCATGCGCCCGAGAAGAAGGTGGCCGCGCCCCTCCTCGATCAGGGCGCGGGTGATCGGATAGGGCTCGGCCGAATAGGCCGAGGGGCGCATCCAGGCGCCGGTCTCCATCACCTCCCGCTTCACCGCCTCGGGGAATTCGTCCCACATCAGCCGTTCGGTGAAGTCGACGGCCGGCGCGACCAGGACGAGGCCGGCGGGCGCATGCGGCGTCCCGGCGAGGCGCTGGCACGCCAGGAGCGCGATCCAGCCCCCCATCGACGAGCCGACCAGGATGGGCCGGCCGTGCACGCCGGCGGCGATCACCGCCAGCGCGTCCTCCAGCCATCGCCCGATGGTGCCGTCCTCGAAGCGCCCGCCCGATTCGCCATGGCCGGAATAGTCGAAGCGGATCACGGTGCGATGGTTGCGCAGGCCCCATTCGGCGAGGGCGGAGGCTTTCGTCGCCAGCATGTCGGAGCGGAAGCCCCCGAGCCAGACCACGTCGGGCCCCCGGCCGGGCTGCCGGCGCCAGGCGATGGCGCGGGAGGACGCGCCTTCGCCGATCTCGATCGTCGCGGGATTGCCGGTCATGTCGTCTTCCTTCCTGCTCTGGCGCGGCACGCCGGCTGGGCAAAACATCGGTGCCGGTCCATTTCAACTGCCGCGACGTCTTTCATTTTGAAAGGCGGAGGCTCTATAAACGCACTATGCCGGAGCAGCCAGCACCCTCATCCGCCTTTTCGCGAACCGCCCGGCCGAGCACCCGGCGGCCGAAGGAAGAACGTCTGGCCGGCATCACGGTGCTGCAGATCATCCCTTCCCTGGAGGCGGGCGGCGCCGAGCGCACGACGATCGACATCGCCGACGCCCTCACCCGCAGCGGCGCGCGCGCCCTCGTCGCCACCGAAGGCGGGCGCCTCGTCGGCGAATTGCAGGCCCGCGGCGGCCTGTGGGTTCCCTTCAACGCCTCGACCAAGAATCCCCTGCGCATCTGGGGCAATGCCCGCCGGCTCGAACGCCTGATCCGCGAGGAGAGGATCGATCTCGTCCATGCACGCTCGCGGGCGCCGGCCTGGTCGGCCCGGCTGGCGACGCGACGGCTCGGCCTGCCCTTCGTGACCACCTATCACGGCTCCTATGCCGGCGGGAACAGCTGGAAGAAACGCTACAACGGCGTGATGGCCGAAGGCGACGTCGTCATCGCCAATTCCTATTTCACCGCCGAGACGATCGCCGAGAACTGGCCCGAGGCGCGGGAGCGGGTGCGCGTCATCCATCGCGGCACCGATCTCACCGCCTTCTCGCCGTCGGCGGTGTCCTTCGAGCGGGTCGAGGTGCTGCGCCGCGCCTGGAACATCGAGCCGCATCAGCGCATCGTCCTGCTGCCCGGCCGCCTCACCGCGTGGAAGGGGCAGCGCGTCCTCATCGACGCGGCGGCGCTGGTCAAGCAGCGCGGCCTGGAGGACGTGGCCTTCGTGCTCGCCGGGGACCCGCAGGGCCGCGACGGCTATGTCGCCGATATCGACGCCCGCATCGCGGAACGGGGCCTGCGCGGCGCCGTCCATCGCGTCGGCCATTGCAGCGACATGCCGGCCGCCTATCTGTCCGCCGCCGCGGTCGCCATCCCCTCGACCAGCCCCGAAGCCTTCGGCCGCACGGCCGTGGAGGCCCAGGCCATGGGCTGCCCGGTCGTGGTGTCCGACCACGGCGCGACCTCGGAAACCGTGCTCGCCCCGCCGGAGATCGTCGGCAACCGCCGCACCGGCTGGCGGACGGCGGTGGGCGACCCCGAGGCGCTGGCCGAGGCGCTGATCGAGGCGCTCACGCTCGGGGCCTCTGCCCGCGACGGGCTCGCCGCCCGCGCCCGCGCCCATGTCGAGGCGCATTTCTCGCTCGATGTGATGTGCGAGGCGACGCTGGACGTCTATGGCGAACTCCTCGTCAGGAGCCGCCGTCTCGGCGCGGATTGAGCCGCGCTCGCGAGAAAATCACGGCATTTGCAACGAAAGCGTTGACTTCCGGGCGCATCGGCACGATCTTCTGGCATGCTGGGCGTGCGGCTTGCGCGAGCCTATATTTTTGCCCAAATCATTTGAACGGTAGAGGAGATTACCGCCATTCGTCGACCTATGAGGACAACAGCGCCGGTTGCAAAGGACGGCCCGCGCATCAATGAGGAGATTCGTAACCGCGACGTCATGCTGATCGATCAGGACGGCCAGAATCGCGGCGTGACCGAGACGAGGGCGGCGATAGCCATGGCCTTCGAAGCCGGACTTGATCTTGTCGAGGTGGCCGCCAACGCCGAGCCGCCGGTCTGCAAGATCATGGACTACGGCAAGTTCAAGTTCAATGAACAGAAGAAGGCCGCCGAGGCCCGCAAGAATCAGAAGACCGTCGAGATCAAGGAGATCAAGCTCCGCCCGGCGATCGACGACCATGACTACGACGTCAAGATGAAGGCGATGAGGCGCTTCTTCGAGGAAGGCGACAAGGTCAAGGTCACGCTGCGCTTCCGCGGCCGCGAGATGGCGCATCAGGAGATCGGCTATCGCCTGCTCAACCGGGTGAAGGACGATACCGGGCTGATCGCCAAGGTCGAATCGGATGCCGCCCTCGAAGGCCGGCAGATGATCATGGTGCTGGCGCCGCGCTGAAGCGCGCCGGCTTCCTCTCGGAAGACCGCCCGTGGGCGGGCCTGGCCCTTCGTCAGCGGGGCGCCGGGCCCCGCGGGCGCGGTTCTCCCGTGCGGCCTGGGCCGCCCCGTCCGTGCGAATCTTTGACCCCGGCGGAAAAGCGCGCGGCGCCGCCGCCTTCCTTAAGGTCCCGGAAGCCCGGTTCGATTCCTGCCGGACATCGTTTTCCGACATCGCGGCTATGTCTCGGGGTGCCGCACGGCCGGGACCGATGCGCGCGAAACTTCTCGATCCAAGCCCCATCCCCTTTGGCCTTTCGGCCGCGTGGAAGCGTCCTTCCGGGCAGCGCGCACAAATTTCAATTCCTCGCAAGGGACTGCGCGGGCCTGCCTTTTTCGCGCCATCATCGCGGCGGAGAAGGCCGGATCCTCTTTCATATGTATCCCCATGACCAGATTGTTCCGCTTGAGGCAGGTCGGCATCGCGTTGATCGTGCTGTCTGCCGGTGCCTATTTCAGCAATACGGTGCTGCCGCGCTGGTTCCCCACCGTGTTCAGCGGCGTATGGGGCGCGCTGGGCGCCCCCGACAACCGCAACGTGCCGGCCGCGCTGCGTGACCTGCCGGTCGTGCTGATCGACGGCAAGAACGAGGGCGGGCCGATCGCCGTGCTGATCTCGGGCAATGGCGGCTGGTGGGGCATCGACGACGGCATCGCCTCCGGCCTCGCCCGCGCCGGCGTCACCACCATCGGCCTCAACAGCCTCGCTTATTTCATCCATCACCGCTCGCCGGACGAAGTGGCCGTGGCGGTCGAGCGCATGGTGGCGCCCTTCCGGGCGGATCGCCCGATCATCCTCGTCGGCTATTCCTTCGGCGCCGACGTCGCCGCCACCGTCTACGCCCACCTGACGCCGGAACTGCGCGAACGCATCCATCTCGTCTCCCTGCTCGGCCTGTCGCGCGAGGCCGACTATGCTGTCGGCTTCATGAAGGTCCTCTCGGCGCAACGGCGGACCATCCCCGCGGTCGCCGCCATTTCGGGCCCGCATGTGCAGTGCTTCCGCGGCGCGGACGAGGGCGACCGTTCGGGTTGCAGCGACGTCGACCCCCAGCGCGTCGAGATCGTCACCCTGCCGGGCGGGCACCATTTCGACGGCAACTACGATGCCATCGCCTCCCGCATCCTCGAAGGCCTGCCGGATCCGCATGGCGGCGACGATCGCATCCGCTATGCCGGATCGAACCAGATCGCGATGGCGATGCCCTGAGGGGGACGGCCGGCGCCCCCGAACGCGATTGAATCGCTCTGCGGCTGTATCTATGTGTTGAGCCATCGCGCCACACGGGATCGTGCCATGTCATCCATCCTCGCCGGAAAACGCATCCTCCTCGTCATTGGCGGCGGCATCGCGGCGTACAAGGCGCTGGATCTCGTCCGCCGCCTGCGCGAGCGCGGCGCCGGCGTCCGGGCGATCCTGACCAAGGCGGGAGAGGCCTTCGTCACGCCGCTGTCCGTCTCCGCGCTGACCGGCGACAAGGTCTATACGGACCTGTTCTCGCTGACCGACGAAGCCGAGATGGGACATATCGAATTGTCGCGCGACGCCGACCTGCTGGTGATCGCCCCCGCCACCGCCGATCTCCTCGCCAGGATGGCGCAGGGCATCGCCAACGACCTCGCCTCCACCGCCCTGCTCGCCACCGACAAGAAGGTGCTGGCCGCCCCGGCCATGAATGTGCGCATGTGGCTCCACCCGGCGACGCAGCGCAACGTGGCCCGGCTGCGGGAGGACGGCGTCGCCTTCGTCGGCCCGAACGACGGCGAGATGGCCTGCGGCGAATACGGGCCGGGCCGGCTCGCCGAGCCGCTCGAGATCGTCGCGGCGATCGAACACGCCCTGGCCGGCGAGACCTTCATCCCGCTTCCCGCCTCGCCGGGACCGGACACCAAATTGCTGGCGGCGCTTCCGCTGGCCGGCAAGCATGTGCTGGTGACGGCCGGCCCGACGCATGAGCCGATCGATCCCGTCCGCTTCATCGCCAACCGCTCCTCCGGCAAGCAGGGCTATGCCATCGCGGCGGCCGCCTTCGCGGCCGGGGCGCGCGTGACGCTGGTCTCGGGGCCCGTCTCGCTGCTGCCGCCGCCGGGCGTGACGCTGGTGGCGGTCGAAACCGCGCGCGAGATGCTGGAAGCGGTGCGGCACGCCCTGCCGGCCGACATCGCCGTCTTCGCCGCCGCCGTCGCCGATTGGCGGGTGGCCGATGCGGGCGCGCAGAAGATCAAGAAGGACGAGGGCGGCACGCCGCATTTCATGCTGGTCGAGAACCCCGACATCCTCGCCACCATCGCACGCGACGAGGCGCAGCGGCCGACGCTCGTGGTCGGCTTCGCCGCCGAGACCGAGCAGGTCGTCGAGCATGCGCGCGCCAAGCTCGCCCGCAAGGGCTGCGACCTCATCGTCGCCAACGACGTCTCGCCCCAGCCGGGCGGCGCGAGCGTGATGGGCGGCGACCGCAACCGCGTGCATCTCATCTCCATGAACGGCGTGGAGACGTGGCCCGACATGGACAAGCAGGCCGTCGCCGCCGCGCTCGTCGCCCGCCTGGGCCAGCTGGAGCGGGCCAAGCTCCATATCGGCTAGAGCATTCTCAAGAAAAGTTGATAGACTTTTCGATTGAGAAAATGCGCAAAAACAACGAGTTGGAGAAAATGGCGATTCGGTCGAATCGTCATTTGCCCCGGATGCAGGCGCTTCAGCACGCCCCCATCCGCAACCACCACCCCACCCTCTCGCCCGCGAGCAGCGCGAACGCCTGCGGCCGGGAGCGGGCTCATTCCCGAAAGGCCGTCATGACCGCTCCCCTCGCCATCGCCGTGCTCAAGCTCGCCCATGCCGGCGACCTGCCGCTGCCGGCGGCCCAGAGCGCCGGCGCCGCCGGACTGGACCTCGCGGCCGCCCTGCCGCCGGGCGAGACGATCGTCCTCGCGCCGATGAGCCGCGCCCTCGTGCCGACCGGGCTGGTTTTCCAAATTCCACAGGGTTATGAAGGGCAAGTGCGTCCACGTTCCGGCCTGGCTGTGAAAAACGGAATTACCGTCTTGAATGCCCCGGGAACGATCGATGCGGATTATCGAGGTGAAATCATGGTCCCCCTGATCAATCTGGGCAGCGATCCCTTCGTCGTCAGCCACGGCATGCGGATCGCCCAATTGGTCATCGCCCCGGTGACGGCCTGCGTGCTCGTCGAGGCGAGCAGCGTCGATTCGACCGTTCGCGGCAGCGCCGGTTTCGGATCGACGGGGACCCGGTCAGGCGGGTAGATCGTTCCAGGGGGATTTAGGTCATGCAGCTTCTTTCGCGTCGCTCCTTGCTCGGCATTGCCGCCGTCGTCGACATCGCGCACCATTCGAGGCCGACGCCCGTAGCCGCCAAGGCGCTCGCGACCCGCCATGCCCTGCCGCCCCGCCACCTCGAGACCCTGCTGCAGGCGCTCGTGCGCCACAATATCCTCAAGGGCGTGCGCGGCCCGCGGGGCGGCTACGAACTGGCGCGCGAACGGCGCCGCATCACCGCCGGCGACATCGTGCGCGCCGCGATGTCGGACGCCTCCTCCGAGGACGATGCGGCCCCGGTGTCCAACCTGGTCGACCAGGTCATCGGTCCCTCGGTGAACCAGGCCTCGCTGGCCTTCCTGGCGGAGCTCGACAAGGTCACGGTGGAGGATCTGTGCCGCGACGCCGAGCGCAAGCACGTGTTCGGCGGCACGGCGGCGAATATCGACTTCGCGATCTAATTTACATGTCGAAAATGTTACTCCACATTAATCTCGACAATTTACTGGATTAATGCTGAGTTCCGCGCGATCGACCAATGAGGGAAAACCCATGGCAACTGCCGCACCGACCAGCCAAGTTCCGAACCACGTGCCCGGCCGCGGCCGTATCTACCAGTCGATCACCGAGACGGTGGGCGACACGCCCCTGGTGCAGCTCAACCGCCTGGCCAAGGCCAAGAACGTCAAGGCCCGCATCCTGGCCAAGCTCGAATTCTTCAATCCGATCGCCAGCGTCAAGGACCGCATCGGCGTCAGCATGATCGATGCGCTCGAAAAAGCCGGCATGCTGAAGCCGGAAACGGTGCTGGTCGAGCCGACCTCCGGCAAT encodes the following:
- a CDS encoding glycosyltransferase family 4 protein — its product is MPEQPAPSSAFSRTARPSTRRPKEERLAGITVLQIIPSLEAGGAERTTIDIADALTRSGARALVATEGGRLVGELQARGGLWVPFNASTKNPLRIWGNARRLERLIREERIDLVHARSRAPAWSARLATRRLGLPFVTTYHGSYAGGNSWKKRYNGVMAEGDVVIANSYFTAETIAENWPEARERVRVIHRGTDLTAFSPSAVSFERVEVLRRAWNIEPHQRIVLLPGRLTAWKGQRVLIDAAALVKQRGLEDVAFVLAGDPQGRDGYVADIDARIAERGLRGAVHRVGHCSDMPAAYLSAAAVAIPSTSPEAFGRTAVEAQAMGCPVVVSDHGATSETVLAPPEIVGNRRTGWRTAVGDPEALAEALIEALTLGASARDGLAARARAHVEAHFSLDVMCEATLDVYGELLVRSRRLGAD
- the dut gene encoding dUTP diphosphatase, with the protein product MTAPLAIAVLKLAHAGDLPLPAAQSAGAAGLDLAAALPPGETIVLAPMSRALVPTGLVFQIPQGYEGQVRPRSGLAVKNGITVLNAPGTIDADYRGEIMVPLINLGSDPFVVSHGMRIAQLVIAPVTACVLVEASSVDSTVRGSAGFGSTGTRSGG
- a CDS encoding AcvB/VirJ family lysyl-phosphatidylglycerol hydrolase codes for the protein MTRLFRLRQVGIALIVLSAGAYFSNTVLPRWFPTVFSGVWGALGAPDNRNVPAALRDLPVVLIDGKNEGGPIAVLISGNGGWWGIDDGIASGLARAGVTTIGLNSLAYFIHHRSPDEVAVAVERMVAPFRADRPIILVGYSFGADVAATVYAHLTPELRERIHLVSLLGLSREADYAVGFMKVLSAQRRTIPAVAAISGPHVQCFRGADEGDRSGCSDVDPQRVEIVTLPGGHHFDGNYDAIASRILEGLPDPHGGDDRIRYAGSNQIAMAMP
- a CDS encoding RrF2 family transcriptional regulator; this translates as MQLLSRRSLLGIAAVVDIAHHSRPTPVAAKALATRHALPPRHLETLLQALVRHNILKGVRGPRGGYELARERRRITAGDIVRAAMSDASSEDDAAPVSNLVDQVIGPSVNQASLAFLAELDKVTVEDLCRDAERKHVFGGTAANIDFAI
- the infC gene encoding translation initiation factor IF-3 encodes the protein MRRPMRTTAPVAKDGPRINEEIRNRDVMLIDQDGQNRGVTETRAAIAMAFEAGLDLVEVAANAEPPVCKIMDYGKFKFNEQKKAAEARKNQKTVEIKEIKLRPAIDDHDYDVKMKAMRRFFEEGDKVKVTLRFRGREMAHQEIGYRLLNRVKDDTGLIAKVESDAALEGRQMIMVLAPR
- the coaBC gene encoding bifunctional phosphopantothenoylcysteine decarboxylase/phosphopantothenate--cysteine ligase CoaBC; this encodes MSSILAGKRILLVIGGGIAAYKALDLVRRLRERGAGVRAILTKAGEAFVTPLSVSALTGDKVYTDLFSLTDEAEMGHIELSRDADLLVIAPATADLLARMAQGIANDLASTALLATDKKVLAAPAMNVRMWLHPATQRNVARLREDGVAFVGPNDGEMACGEYGPGRLAEPLEIVAAIEHALAGETFIPLPASPGPDTKLLAALPLAGKHVLVTAGPTHEPIDPVRFIANRSSGKQGYAIAAAAFAAGARVTLVSGPVSLLPPPGVTLVAVETAREMLEAVRHALPADIAVFAAAVADWRVADAGAQKIKKDEGGTPHFMLVENPDILATIARDEAQRPTLVVGFAAETEQVVEHARAKLARKGCDLIVANDVSPQPGGASVMGGDRNRVHLISMNGVETWPDMDKQAVAAALVARLGQLERAKLHIG